cagtccctgccctactgAGATTTGGGCCTTGCTGTGctgggcattgtacaaacatagagGAACAGAGAGTCCCAAGGAGTTCAcagctaaataaacaagacacacCAAAGTTGTATTTCCAGGTCTGGGAGGGAAGTTGTGTCTCCTCGTTTagagtcggggggtggggggctgagagtcaggactcctgggtcccatcgGCAGCTCGGGGAGGGGATTTGGGTCTGCAGGGTTCGAGCAGGGGAAGAGTGTAGAAAGGATTTGGTTCCCAGCGCTGCCATTGCCTGGCGTTAGGACAAGTCAACTTCCTTTCCTACCACACACAGGCATGAAGACTGAGCTAACGGCTGCCTATAATGTGCTccaagtgccaccaaagacaggGGAACAGAAGAGCAAACCACCCTCACTATTCAACTGCATTATGTGTGGCCCACTGTATGAGAACGCAAAACCGCCAGCCCGACACACCACTGCAGGATAAAGCAACCTCGCTCTGAGCACTGGCACAGGGGAACACGGACCCAGTGTCATCGTGGCTTCCTGCTGGAGAGACAGTCTGGGCTCCCACGGTCCTTGTGGCTGCTGCTCACTAGTTTCATCGGGTGCTCCTGactcccaccagccccccacaaccACTAGACCCCTTTCCCCTCAGAGTTccagggtagaacccaggagtcctgactccccggCCCTCAGCTCATCTGGTCCAGCTCTTGTCTTtgaactgctctgtgggctgggcTTTGAGCCTCACGGCCCCTCACATGGGCGAGGGAAGCTGCAGGATCAGATTCTGGACCACTGGAATTTGTTCCCTTCTAGCCACGAGGTGGCCACCCCATCTGAAGCACAAGGGCTGCTGCTCAGACCGACCATCCCCAACACAGAGCCACTGCCACTTATTTCAAATGAGAGCGTCACAGGGAGAAAATCCCTTTATTGGCAAAAGAAAATCACCCCAGCTGTTCTGTGAGGCTGTTAGATGTCGACACTGAGCCTAGAAAATCAGCAGGGACACGAACACCAGAGAATGCTACAGACCAGCATTTTAGTGGCACAATAGCAAAGCATCCTGAGCAAGCTTTGCTGccaatggtctgatccagtccCCACTGATAGCGGTGGGAAGACGCCCGTCGGCTCAGGCCTGTGGTCAAGTGCCCCAAGCGCTGCAGGCCCAGCCATTCCTTGTGAAAAATATTGGTCATGAATTTTGATCCCTTTTTGTGCagtgatccccctcccccagcacgtgCCATCAGCAGGGATTGAACCTAGAACCTTCAGCACCACACTTTAAGCACAGAGGTTAAGGAGCAGCTAAGTGCattagcagtagtaggctgtcatCTTCTTGTATAGTTCAGTTACTATAGGGGGACACAACACACTTAGGAAGCTCGTTATCTGGCGCTAGCATATAGTTCGTGAATGGATCCCATCTCCCCGTAAACATTTCTCCCCTATTCAGCCGGCTCTCCTGCCAAGTGCACAGCATTTTGGTAGTTACATGCATTTTCCCTGCAGCCCATGAACTCCTGGCCCATGGAAAGGAAGACGATGGGAGTGAGGCAGCTGTGCAAATAGAGGAGGCCATCGGCAAAGAGGATGCCTATGTCCAGGGATTTTTCCATCACTGAATGTAGTGCATCACCTGAGACCCGCAGGAAGTAAATGACGTGATATGGGAGCCAGCAGAGGTAGAAGATCAGGATCAAGGCAAGGTGGACATTGAGGGGCTTCCTGGACTGAGTGAGATGGCTTGTTCTCAGTTTGGCAGCTAGAAGAATGTAGAAGGTGATGATCAAGGCTAATGGGACCAGAAACCCAACCAGGAAGTGGATAGCAACACGGGCCATCATCCTTCGTTTTCTCAGCAAAAGGTTCTCTTGGACACTTGTCAGATTGCCAGAGGTGATGTTCCACTCTGAAGATGAGCTCATGGAATCCCAGAGATCACAGTACTGCAAGCTCAATGCAAGGGATAGGATCCATATGGCCAGAATAACCAAAGAAGCCAGGCGGGGCGACCTGTGGTTCCGGGACCACACAGGGCAGGCCATGGAGATGCAGTGGTCGGCGTTGATGACAGTGAGGAGGAAAACCCTAGTGAACATGTTGAGCGAGGTGACAATAATGGTCAACTTATACATCACGCTGCCCAAGGACCAACGAAAACCCAAGGTTGTGTAGATAACTCTGAAGGGTAGGAAGGAGGTGAAGATGAAGTCAGCAATGGCCATGTTAAGGAACCACATAGGAGTGACTGTCTTCTTCACCTGGAAGCCAGTGATGAGGATGATCCAGCCATTTCCCACCATGCCCAAAAGAAAGGCCAGGCTATAGGCCACCATGAAGATTATGTGAGTCACGTCCAGAACGGGATTATGAATAAGTGCTGCCATCTAGGTGTGGGTTCAGGCGGTGCAGATCTTGTACTGACCAAACAAAGAACAAATGTCATGTCTCTGGAAGCTTATCTTGATGAGGATAAAAGGTCAGGcccactggaacaatttgaatAGTGGGAGTGCTGACAGCCATTGCACCAAACTATAACCCTgtttatgatggaaaccacttcaagccccagagggtgcagcagcacccccaggacCTATGTAAAAGCTAGAGTCTGAAAATACATTTATTAGAACGCGCATTGATTAGCTAATCAAACGTggacatttttcattaaaatgatttttcaagGACAAATAGTGTTTTAGTTGAAATCGAAATATCTAGAAAAAAACCTGCTGATTTTGATAAAATTtccttttgaaaaacaaaacaaagtgaagcatttcaacattttcagaatggagtattttaattttttatttaaaaatgaaattcattATTTTGCATATAAAAGGTTGACGTTttaaaaagttgaaacaaaagaTTTCAAATGACCTAGATCAAAAAAAGAATTTAGAATTTTCTTTCATGGGAAATATTGAATGTTTTTGTGTTTCAATTGAGACTGGAATTCTTTTTAATAATCCTGAGAAATGAAATATTTGGTTCCTGTCCAGTTCAACTAGCTAATATGTTCTAAAATCATTCCACAATATATCTTCATCCATACCATCCTAATGAAGGCAAGTGGCTACAGGATTTCTAAGCATCTCACAAGCTACGGAGGAAATATATAAACTCCCCTCTGCATCCCAGGACCAGGCAGAGCTCCAAGAGGTTCAAATTTTCAGAGCAATTGGCACCAACATTTTAAACTCAAGTTTGCTAAAATAAACCCCAATCCTGTGGATTTCATCAGGGCTTCTCAATCTTTTTCACAGAATGAGCCATGGTTTAAGAGAGACTGTCTCATAGGCACCTCCCTGCCCATTGGCCATTTCCAGGTGAAAACGCCTCCCCTCCCATCTCCACTTTCATTCCCATTCACTTGATACCTGACATCTCATTCCCCATCGCCCAGCCACCACCGTCCCCACCCGCCAAGCCTCCATCTACCCTCCCGTTTCCCTTTACCCGGTCCCACCTCCCCTCCCGTTCCCCCTCACCagaccctgcctcccctcccgttCCCTCTAGCCTGACCCCAcctgccctctggctgcccctggaCTGCCTCCCATCTCCCCACCTGGTCTCCAACACCCAACCCTGTCTCCCTTCCCATTTCCAATCCCCAAGCCCCGCGTGCCCTCCTGTTCCCCACTGCCTTGCTGTCCCCACTCTCCCATTCATGGCCTCATAATGTCACTGTGGCAGCTACAGGAATTGCTCACCGACCAAATACTGTTCAGGAAACATTCCACGTGTCTCTGGCTCCTGTTACCATAAGACGGGTCAGCAACACGTAATCAGCCAGCTCCCTATAGACCACCAGGGGACGGGGCCTATTCCCAGTACTGATCCAGCCTCCGATGTCCTGAGGCAGGGTTGAGGGGTTTGGTACTTTCTTACCTGCGTGTTGGTGGGATGTGGCTTCTAAGGGTTAATCTCGGTCCAGGGCCAGGTCCCTGACACAGTCGCTGCAGTCCGCACAGACTGACTCTGCCCGGGGCAGGAAGCTCTTCTTTTGTGGGTTTCTTAAAGGGAAGGAAGGGGCGTTCGTGACTGAAAGGTGCGAAGGGATTGGTTTTGATGGTCTCTCCTGAGTGTGACAGACAGGCAGCTGTCCTGCGATTGTGGGCTTCTAAAGATTCCTTAACGCTCACATTTCCTCTGTTGTGTGCAATGCTGagcccctgctgtaaccactaaaCACCGTATCCCTCCCAGGGTCAGGgaaaaaacccaggagtcctgtctcccaggccccctgctccaacccactagacctcacttccctcccagcaggggactGCGCAGAAATTTACCTTTGACCCCTTTTTTTGCAATCACACCTGCCCaggccccagcaggagctcactcttccctccctccaagcacagccccagggctggacgAGTTCTGTGCCCCTGAcgattattgggggggggggagggagtgcccCTGCTTACCCCTCCTTGTGCGCACTCCTGCCTCCCCCagttgggagtagaacccaggagttcctgCTTTAACCTACTAGATTCTACACCCTGCGAGGCACTGAGaataggacccaggcgtcctgactcccagccccacatctcTCCCCCGACTGAAGACTGTACAGCTTTTTAAAAGATCATTTCTGATTGGTCTATAACTTATGGGCTCGATGCAGAAATGATGGGTGAGGCTCTTTGGCCCGTGTTACGCacgaggccagactagatgatcctaatggtcctttctgtccTTAAAAAGCTGTGAATCTATTAACCACTAGGCTCCACCTTCCCCCACCACTGGGAATAGAACGCAGGTGTCCTGGTTTACAGTCTCACTGCTCTAACTCACTAGATTACATTCATTAGTCCAAGAATCTCTTGAGGATTGACACAGAAGATACAGAACTGGATTGGGATATACAAgactagttcgaattaggctgtTGCACAAATCGTGCTCAGGATCCATAGGGTCAACAGAGAAACATTCCCTACGGAGAGCTCTTGCTTCCAGGGAGATCTATGGAGAAAGAGCGCTGGGATGAAAAGGCGGAAccggtgtggaagcagggaaagcttcaataaggatttgaagcggattttaatgcgtgtcagtcagttagcaagagtcaggccatactgtaaccctaatgacgtgagatttgtaggagcaaagatagtgcgaggcgacaggacaaga
This genomic window from Mauremys mutica isolate MM-2020 ecotype Southern chromosome 17, ASM2049712v1, whole genome shotgun sequence contains:
- the LOC123351993 gene encoding chemokine-like receptor 1, with the protein product MAALIHNPVLDVTHIIFMVAYSLAFLLGMVGNGWIILITGFQVKKTVTPMWFLNMAIADFIFTSFLPFRVIYTTLGFRWSLGSVMYKLTIIVTSLNMFTRVFLLTVINADHCISMACPVWSRNHRSPRLASLVILAIWILSLALSLQYCDLWDSMSSSSEWNITSGNLTSVQENLLLRKRRMMARVAIHFLVGFLVPLALIITFYILLAAKLRTSHLTQSRKPLNVHLALILIFYLCWLPYHVIYFLRVSGDALHSVMEKSLDIGILFADGLLYLHSCLTPIVFLSMGQEFMGCRENACNYQNAVHLAGEPAE